In the Chroicocephalus ridibundus chromosome 15, bChrRid1.1, whole genome shotgun sequence genome, one interval contains:
- the BRD3OS gene encoding putative uncharacterized protein BRD3OS produces the protein MTDAVMNGRVPLPEKALSEGYARLRYRDTSLLIWQQQQQKLESAPPNTYLSRSRSMWYSQYGNEAILVRDKNKLDVSRDTGQSKFCAIM, from the coding sequence ATGACTGACGCAGTGATGAACGGGAGGGTGCCCCTGCCCGAAAAAGCCTTGTCCGAGGGCTATGCCCGGCTGCGGTACAGGGACACTTCGCTGCtcatctggcagcagcagcagcagaaactggAGTCGGCCCCCCCCAACACCTACCTGAGCCGCAGCCGGAGCATGTGGTACTCGCAGTACGGCAACGAAGCCATCCTGGTGCGGGACAAAAACAAGCTGGACGTCTCCAGGGACACGGGGCAATCTAAGTTTTGCGCTATTATGTAA